Proteins encoded in a region of the Zea mays cultivar B73 chromosome 2, Zm-B73-REFERENCE-NAM-5.0, whole genome shotgun sequence genome:
- the LOC103648542 gene encoding protein CHROMOSOME TRANSMISSION FIDELITY 7 isoform X1: MQPKISAFFERQETDPDPISGDGEGNGQGNVGAATEAKRKANGCRLDGLVSKKRNYAQLHLELGQPDFVLHTCSVCGMMYARGNDEDEKVHRAYHKSYSEGVPFKGWKKETVIARSEGGDRVVLATDENSCMSKSKWYGLCKLCDVKQIWQVREVITVVEKELGFGEGKLLHKLCKVYLYISAQRIVGCLVTEPIKTGHRVIPSSTEGSPNDLPVSSTERGKNGHTLEFGSISFKREIIRRHSRSVKNKEECQDPGAILCETEAVPALCGFRAIWVAPWCRRKRIASKLMDVARKTFCEGRTLGISQFAFSPPTSSGKGLACRYCKTSAFLVYKDGPV; this comes from the exons ATGCAGCCCAAGATCAGCGCGTTCTTCGAGCGGCAGGAGACGGACCCAGATCCGATTAG TGGCGACGGTGAGGGGAACGGGCAGGGAAACGTCGGCGCGGCGACGGAGGCGAAGCGGAAGGCCAATGGCTGCAGGCTCGATGGGCTCGTCAGCAAGAAGAGGAACTACGCGCAGCTCCATCTGGAGCTAGGGCAGCCTGATTTCGTCCTCCACACGTGCTCCGTGTGCGGCATGATGTACGCCCGAGGGAACGACGAAGACGAAAAGGTTCACAGGGCGTACCACAAGAGCTACTCCGAGGGAGTCCCTTTCAAG GGTTGGAAAAAAGAGACAGTGATAGCGAGGTCCGAGGGCGGTGATCGGGTTGTTCTTGCAACTGACGAGAACTCTTGTATGTCGAAAAGTAAG TGGTATGGTCTATGCAAGTTATGTGATGTCAAACAAATATGGCAGGTCAGAGAGGTGATCACAGTGGTGGAGAAGGAGCTGGGATTTGGTGAAGGGAAACTCCTGCATAAGCTTTGCAAG GTGTATCTATACATATCTGCACAAAGGATCGTGGGGTGCCTTGTCACTGAACCGATAAAAACAGGACATAGAGTTATCCCAAGCTCCACGGAAGGAAGCCCTAATGATTTGCCAGTTAGTAGTACTGAGCGAGGAAAAAATGGTCATACATTAGAGTTCGGCAGTATTAGTTTCAAGAGGGAAATCATAAGGCGGCACAGTCGTTCGGTCAAGAACAAAGAAGAGTGCCAGGACCCTGGTGCCATACTTTGCGAAACGGAAGCTGTTCCTGCGCTTTGTGGATTTCGAGCCATCTGGGTGGCACCATGGTGCAGAAGAAAACGAATTGCCTCAAAACTAATGGACGTTGCAAG GAAAACCttctgcgaaggcaggactttggGGATTTCACAGTTTGCTTTCTCTCCCCCGACCTCCTCTGGCAAGGGGCTAGCATGCCGTTACTGCAAGACCAGTGCATTCTTAGTCTACAAAGACGGACCGGTGTAA
- the LOC103648542 gene encoding protein CHROMOSOME TRANSMISSION FIDELITY 7 isoform X2, translating to MQPKISAFFERQETDPDPISGDGEGNGQGNVGAATEAKRKANGCRLDGLVSKKRNYAQLHLELGQPDFVLHTCSVCGMMYARGNDEDEKVHRAYHKSYSEGVPFKGWKKETVIARSEGGDRVVLATDENSCMSKSKVREVITVVEKELGFGEGKLLHKLCKVYLYISAQRIVGCLVTEPIKTGHRVIPSSTEGSPNDLPVSSTERGKNGHTLEFGSISFKREIIRRHSRSVKNKEECQDPGAILCETEAVPALCGFRAIWVAPWCRRKRIASKLMDVARKTFCEGRTLGISQFAFSPPTSSGKGLACRYCKTSAFLVYKDGPV from the exons ATGCAGCCCAAGATCAGCGCGTTCTTCGAGCGGCAGGAGACGGACCCAGATCCGATTAG TGGCGACGGTGAGGGGAACGGGCAGGGAAACGTCGGCGCGGCGACGGAGGCGAAGCGGAAGGCCAATGGCTGCAGGCTCGATGGGCTCGTCAGCAAGAAGAGGAACTACGCGCAGCTCCATCTGGAGCTAGGGCAGCCTGATTTCGTCCTCCACACGTGCTCCGTGTGCGGCATGATGTACGCCCGAGGGAACGACGAAGACGAAAAGGTTCACAGGGCGTACCACAAGAGCTACTCCGAGGGAGTCCCTTTCAAG GGTTGGAAAAAAGAGACAGTGATAGCGAGGTCCGAGGGCGGTGATCGGGTTGTTCTTGCAACTGACGAGAACTCTTGTATGTCGAAAAGTAAG GTCAGAGAGGTGATCACAGTGGTGGAGAAGGAGCTGGGATTTGGTGAAGGGAAACTCCTGCATAAGCTTTGCAAG GTGTATCTATACATATCTGCACAAAGGATCGTGGGGTGCCTTGTCACTGAACCGATAAAAACAGGACATAGAGTTATCCCAAGCTCCACGGAAGGAAGCCCTAATGATTTGCCAGTTAGTAGTACTGAGCGAGGAAAAAATGGTCATACATTAGAGTTCGGCAGTATTAGTTTCAAGAGGGAAATCATAAGGCGGCACAGTCGTTCGGTCAAGAACAAAGAAGAGTGCCAGGACCCTGGTGCCATACTTTGCGAAACGGAAGCTGTTCCTGCGCTTTGTGGATTTCGAGCCATCTGGGTGGCACCATGGTGCAGAAGAAAACGAATTGCCTCAAAACTAATGGACGTTGCAAG GAAAACCttctgcgaaggcaggactttggGGATTTCACAGTTTGCTTTCTCTCCCCCGACCTCCTCTGGCAAGGGGCTAGCATGCCGTTACTGCAAGACCAGTGCATTCTTAGTCTACAAAGACGGACCGGTGTAA